In Monodelphis domestica isolate mMonDom1 chromosome 3, mMonDom1.pri, whole genome shotgun sequence, the following proteins share a genomic window:
- the ANKRD29 gene encoding ankyrin repeat domain-containing protein 29 isoform X2 → MNSHGTTLLMVASYAGHIDCVKELVLQGADINLQRESGTTALFFAAQQGHNDVVRFLFEFGASTEFRTKDGGTALLAASQYGHMRVVETLLKYGANIHDQLYDGATALFLAAQGGYLDVIRLLLSSGAKVNQPRQDGTAPLWIASQMGHSEVVRVMLLRGAERDATRNDGTTALLKAANKGYNDVIEELLKFSPTLGLLKNGTSALHAAVLSGNIRAVALLLEAGADPALRNKANELPAELTKNERILRLLRSKETHRKS, encoded by the exons ATGAACTCG CATGGCACCACTCTCCTCATGGTTGCTTCCTACGCCGGCCACATAGACTGTGTGAAGGAACTGGTTCTCCAAGGTGCAGATATCAACCTTCAGAGGGAG TCAGGCACAACGGCTCTATTCTTTGCTGCACAACAAGGTCACAATGATGTGGTGAGATTTCTCTTTGAATTTGGAGCTTCTACTGAATTTAGAACTAAA GACGGCGGCACCGCATTGTTGGCAGCTAGTCAGTATGGCCACATGAGAGTGGTAGAGACCTTACTGAAGTATGGCGCCAACATTCATGACCAACTTTAT GATGGAGCCACTGCACTCTTCCTCGCAGCCCAAGGGGGTTACTTGGATGTGATTCGATTGTTGTTATCTTCAGGGGCAAAAGTCAACCAACCAAGGCAG gatGGTACAGCTCCATTGTGGATAGCATCTCAGATGGGACACAGTGAAGTAGTGAGAGTAATGTTGCTTCGGGGGGCAGAGCGAGATGCTACAAGGAAC GATGGTACAACAGCACTATTGAAAGCTGCCAATAAAGGGTACAATGATGTCATAGAGGAACTGCTTAAGTTCTCCCCTACCCTTGGCCTTTTAAAG AATGGAACATCAGCTCTCCATGCTGCAGTGCTCAGTGGTAACATCAGAGCAGTTGCCTTACTTCTGGAAGCTGGAGCAGACCCTGCCCTGAGAAATAAG gcaaatGAGCTACCAGCAGAATTAACCAAAAATGAACGCATTTTACGTCTCCTCCGGAGTAAGGAAACACACAGGAAGAGCTAA
- the ANKRD29 gene encoding ankyrin repeat domain-containing protein 29 isoform X1 translates to MCRMSFKKETPLANAAFWAARKGNLALLKLLLNSGRVDVDCRDSHGTTLLMVASYAGHIDCVKELVLQGADINLQRESGTTALFFAAQQGHNDVVRFLFEFGASTEFRTKDGGTALLAASQYGHMRVVETLLKYGANIHDQLYDGATALFLAAQGGYLDVIRLLLSSGAKVNQPRQDGTAPLWIASQMGHSEVVRVMLLRGAERDATRNDGTTALLKAANKGYNDVIEELLKFSPTLGLLKNGTSALHAAVLSGNIRAVALLLEAGADPALRNKANELPAELTKNERILRLLRSKETHRKS, encoded by the exons AAGGAAACACCACTTGCAAATGCTGCATTCTGGGCAGCAAGAAAAGGAAACCTGGCTCTTCTGAAACTCTTGTTAAACAGTGGTCGGGTGGATGTGGACTGCAGAGACAGT CATGGCACCACTCTCCTCATGGTTGCTTCCTACGCCGGCCACATAGACTGTGTGAAGGAACTGGTTCTCCAAGGTGCAGATATCAACCTTCAGAGGGAG TCAGGCACAACGGCTCTATTCTTTGCTGCACAACAAGGTCACAATGATGTGGTGAGATTTCTCTTTGAATTTGGAGCTTCTACTGAATTTAGAACTAAA GACGGCGGCACCGCATTGTTGGCAGCTAGTCAGTATGGCCACATGAGAGTGGTAGAGACCTTACTGAAGTATGGCGCCAACATTCATGACCAACTTTAT GATGGAGCCACTGCACTCTTCCTCGCAGCCCAAGGGGGTTACTTGGATGTGATTCGATTGTTGTTATCTTCAGGGGCAAAAGTCAACCAACCAAGGCAG gatGGTACAGCTCCATTGTGGATAGCATCTCAGATGGGACACAGTGAAGTAGTGAGAGTAATGTTGCTTCGGGGGGCAGAGCGAGATGCTACAAGGAAC GATGGTACAACAGCACTATTGAAAGCTGCCAATAAAGGGTACAATGATGTCATAGAGGAACTGCTTAAGTTCTCCCCTACCCTTGGCCTTTTAAAG AATGGAACATCAGCTCTCCATGCTGCAGTGCTCAGTGGTAACATCAGAGCAGTTGCCTTACTTCTGGAAGCTGGAGCAGACCCTGCCCTGAGAAATAAG gcaaatGAGCTACCAGCAGAATTAACCAAAAATGAACGCATTTTACGTCTCCTCCGGAGTAAGGAAACACACAGGAAGAGCTAA